Proteins from a genomic interval of Quercus robur chromosome 9, dhQueRobu3.1, whole genome shotgun sequence:
- the LOC126698179 gene encoding uncharacterized protein LOC126698179: MQTNSCPVRLVCYGILATSNELISLNKRTFIWVLFIPRTTHAHLWTQTDWVEFWLESAIPDLSVQNFGINLVFRKNMDELTSVMVQCSAPFDSFLDSCSPQCFYYIWNGHPEVFVGTKSSFEDLHPQSLFISQGETSGIAKNSYDKDPYPHNHFRYFHPTTAYNSCFPTRQTPKWFNHQSRGHLVTIDIPPNLYYDSNWLGLTLCASFLIPRDQNDEIIAKSSHFLSCQFQTSKAGLDDQILGYRTTDEENQWLLRGLNGHIWISYIPGESFKHVFHQGSHIEASFVTNWPGVTVQKCGFRLLYKHDRVQFEQELKHCNTFISAHRDFTCQLSQRATKLEFKEELMQVLKKVKTLLNENDMLGFDRHSKYSYCFPPVEILPLFNHNTNEPSVTIDTLKEYNDNEWHGFVLCAYFSIDEHQTAMLENFDSTISHYLVCHLETDIAGPDIILNVHCTTKEEFMWLDTEDGFLWLSYIPRESFPDQFNQFTWIKASIISDWPGVMVQKCGLSFYHKNDIWFQQIRIYCNGEYKSRDLPNQVMASYIEKTSSAKSLLCKNDPQPKDQHCQSNLLEFDPSLDYNSCFPQKEIPHWFNIQSGETHVRFCLTRKLYNDTTWMGVALCALFSVAKDVANVNDIMDSKTSFKLICQLKASNGPNDLSVKPRHIYWPTKEDLMMSLQGGSIWLSYIPRGSFPDWLYDCTCIKVSFKTNFHGLKVQKCGLRLLYQHSEVNFKKIIRDCMKSMTDSSSFLNQMKIKNRNRKMRSWIESQLGEIYPHHKDQRCQSNLLGFDRCLFYDPHFPPSEILEWFSDWNDEHWVTIPLPPNLYNDSTWMGLVLCASFSVDVNQTAHIHIMDSEYYCLMFQFVTNIGTASPLIGYQLTKENLQMLKQGTRFIWLSYIPRGSLRNCPNQCSYVKASITARCPGLKVEQTGLRLVHNHDEDEFKQTIGDSMKSSSDDLDLIPQLTIDNGNRDKQKLDEEGTSSKISSSREESNFESLRGSIDPKDKGKGVLEE; the protein is encoded by the exons ATGCAGACCAACTCTTGTCCTGTGCGTTTAGTATGCTATGGAATATTGGCTACAAGCAACGAATTAATTTCGTTAAATAAACGTACATTCATTTGGGTATTGTTCATACCACGTACAACGCATGCACATTTATGGACTCAAACCGATTGGGTTGAGTTTTGGCTTGAAAGTGCCATTCCCGATTTGTCtgttcaaaattttgggatcaATCTTGTATTCAGGAAAAACATGGACGAGTTAACGAGTGTAATGGTACAATGCTCTGCCCCATTTGATAGCTTCCTTGACTCTTGCTCTCCGCAGTGTTTCTATTACATATGGAACGGTCATCCTGAGGTGTTCGTTGGAACTAAGAGCTCTTTTGAGGACCTACACCCTCAGAGTTTATTCATTTCGCAGGGGGAGACTAGTGGAATTGCCAAAAATTCTTATGACAAGGACCCATACCCTCACAATCATTTTCGG TACTTTCATCCGACCACTGCATATAATTCATGTTTCCCAACAAGACAAACTCCAAAGTGGTTCAATCATCAGAGTCGTGGGCACTTGGTCACAATTGACATACCCCCAAATTTGTACTATGACAGTAACTGGCTGGGACTCACTCTATGTGCTTCATTTTTAATCCCCAGGGATCAAAATGATGAAATTATAGCAAAATCTTCTCACTTCCTATCCTGTCAGTTCCAAACGAGTAAAGCTGGTCTGGATGATCAAATCCTTGGTTACCGCACCACTGATGAAGAAAACCAGTGGTTATTACGTGGTCTGAATGGACACATTTGGATATCCTACATACCTGGCGAGTCATTTAAGCATGTGTTCCATCAGGGCAGCCACATTGAGGCTTCATTTGTCACTAATTGGCCAGGTGTGACAGTGCAAAAATGTGGGTTTCGTCTTTTGTACAAGCATGATCGGGTACAGTTTGAGCAAGAACTAAAACATTGCAACACCTTCATTTCTGCGCATCGGGATTTTACATGTCAACTTAGCCAGCGAGCCACGAAGTTAGAATTCAAGGAAGAACTTATGCAAGTGCTTAAAAAGGTTAAGACTCTACTCAATGAAAATGATATGCTG gGCTTTGACAGGCACTCCAAATATTCGTATTGCTTCCCCCCAGTAGAAATTTTACCTTTGTTTAATCATAACACTAATGAGCCTTCGGTGACAATTGATACACTCAAAGAGTACAATGACAATGAATGGCATGGATTTGTACTATGCGCTTATTTTTCAATTGACGAGCATCAAACTGCAATGCTTGAAAATTTCGATTCAACAATATCTCACTACCTAGTTTGTCATTTGGAAACTGATATAGCTGGTCCAGACATAATACTCAATGTCCATTGCACCACTAAAGAAGAATTCATGTGGCTAGATACTGAAGATGGATTTCTTTGGTTGTCCTATATTCCACGTGAGTCGTTCCCAGATCAGTTCAATCAATTCACTTGGATTAAGGCTTCAATTATAAGTGATTGGCCAGGTGTGATGGTGCAGAAATGTGGGCTTAGTTTCTACCACAAGAATGATATTTGGTTTCAGCAAATAAGAATATACTGCAACGGGGAATACAAGTCTCGAGATCTCCCCAATCAAGTAATGGCTAGTTATATAGAGAAAACCAGTAGTGCAAAGAGTCTTCTCTGCAAAAATGACCCACAACCTAAAGATCAACACTGCCAAAGCAACCTGCTG GAATTTGATCCATCCCTAGACTATAATTCTTGTTTCCCACAAAAGGAAATTCCACATTGGTTCAATATTCAGAGTGGTGAGACTCACGTGAGATTCTGTCTGACTCGAAAATTGTATAATGACACTACTTGGATGGGAGTTGCTCTATGTGCTCTTTTTTCAGTTGCAAAGGATGTAGCTAATGTCAATGACATTATGGATTCAAAAACTTCTTTCAAACTTATTTGTCAATTGAAAGCAAGTAATGGGCCTAATGATCTCAGTGTGAAACCTCGCCATATCTATTGGCCAACTAAAGAAGATCTCATGATGTCACTGCAAGGTGGATCCATTTGGCTATCATATATACCGCGTGGATCGTTTCCTGATTGGCTATATGATTGTACCTGCATTAAGGTTTCATTCAAGACAAATTTCCATGGCTTGAAGGTGCAGAAGTGTGGCCTTCGTCTCTTGTACCAGCATTCCGAGgtaaatttcaagaaaataatcAGGGACTGCATGAAGTCCATGACTGATTCTTCGAGTTTCCTTAATCAAATGAAGATTAagaatagaaatagaaaaatgagGTCTTGGATTGAGAGTCAACTTGGCGAAATTTACCCCCATCATAAGGATCAACGCTGCCAAAGCAACCTACTG GGGTTTGATCGATGCCTTTTCTATGATCCCCATTTTCCTCCAAGTGAAATTTTGGAGTGGTTCAGTGATTGGAACGATGAGCACTGGGTGACAATCCCTCTACCTCCAAATTTGTACAATGATAGTACTTGGATGGGACTGGTTCTATGTGCTTCTTTTTCTGTCGACGTGAATCAGACTGCTCACATTCACATCATGGATTCTGAATACTATTGCCTTATGTTTCAGTTTGTAACAAATATTGGTACTGCAAGCCCTCTCATTGGCTATCAACTGACTAAAGAAAATCTCCAAATGTTAAAGCAAGGTACCAGATTTATTTGGCTATCCTATATACCACGTGGGTCGCTTCGAAATTGTCCAAATCAATGCAGCTACGTTAAGGCTTCAATTACAGCCCGGTGCCCAGGCTTGAAAGTGGAGCAAACCGGCCTTCGTCTCGTGCACAATCATGACGAGGACGAGTTTAAGCAAACAATAGGTGACAGCATGAAATCCTCGTCTGATGATTTGGATCTCATCCCTCAATTGACAATAGATAATGGAAATAGAGATAAGCAAAAGCTTGATGAAGAAGGAACATCTAGTAAAATCTCCAGCTCTAGGGAGGAGTCTAATTTTGAAAGTCTGAGGGGATCCATTGATCCTAAAGACAAGGGCAAGGGAGTTCTAGAAGAATAG